Genomic segment of Cytobacillus suaedae:
AAAATTTCATATGGTTTGAAAACGATGAGGGAACGTTGTGAAGAAATTGGTGGAGTATTCAAGTTACATTCAAAACAGGATGAAGGAACGTATATTACGATAAGAGTTTCTGTTTAAGGGGGAAACAAGAATGAAAAGTCCGATAAGGTTAATTGTAGTAGATGATCACGATATGGTAAGACGAGGATTAGTAGCCTATTTAGAAACTGAGCCTATGATCGAAATCATCGCTGAAGGCGCTAGTGGTCAAGAGGCTGTTGAGCTTGTCCAAAAATGGAACCCCGATATTGTTTTAATGGACTTAGTGATGGAAAATGGAACGGGAATCGAAGCAACAGAAGAAATTATGAAGATCCATCCATGTTGCAAAATCATTATTTTAACTAGCTTTTATGATGATAAAAAAGTTTTTCCGGCTATTGAAGCAGGAGCATTTAGTTATATCTTAAAAACGGCTAAAGCCGAAGACATTGTCTCAACCATAATGAAGGCGGCAAATGGCGAAAATGTAATAGAGCCTAAGGTTGCAAGTGTGATGATGAATCGTTTTAGAAACCAAGAAAAACTGCCACATCATGAGCTGACTGAACGGGAATATGATGTTTTACAATGCATAGGAGATGGATTAACGAATCAGGAAATTGCTGATGAACTATACATTGGTATAAAAACGGTCAAGACACATGTGAGCAATATCTTAAGTAAGCTAGAAGTTGCAGATCGAACACAAGCTGCCATTTATGCAAATAGAAATGGGATTTTACGAAAAAAAGAGTGATGTTCATAAAAGGGGAACTTGTACTATCAAGAATCGGACTAGCATAGAGTAGTAATAGCAAATCTACTCCGGAAGGTAAGATTGTATGGAAAATGTCTTCTTTAAGCTAGTTCTGATTTTTGTTGCCATTAATTTAAAGGTGATTGGTGCGATTCAGCTCATTTTTGAATTAAATACATACAACATAAAAGGAAATGGGTTAAGTTGGGATGAGCTTATGACCATCCTAATCTATGACTATCCTATGTATGTGTTTTTGAGTGGAATGTTATTGATCGTATTAGCCCACTTTTTCCCTTTATCGAGAAAGAGGTATTGATCATACACTTTTTTTTCCAAACAATTGTTTAAAAATAACTCGAATTTAAATAAACGTTTGTTTAAAAAGGTGTCCAATTTAAACAAACGTTTGATTAGTTAAGAATTTCAATCAATTTTTTTTGATTTAATGCTTGCAATATGAAAATTATGGATATATAATCAAATCATCAAGAAAAGTTGATTAATCATTTGAGTAATTAAACAATATATTTTGATTAATATAAATTGGAGGAGAGATTACAATGTATTATTTTCAAGCTGAATTAATAGCAAAGCAAAAACAACAAGAAATTGAATTGAAGGCAAAAGATTTGTGGAAATTCCACAGAAGATATGAGGAAAGAAATGTTGAGGTTAAACATACAATCATGGAAACGAGAACACCTACAGTTCATAGTAGCGGAAGTTGTTGTACAGCTTAGTAAGCAAATACATTCTCTCATTGATATAAAATACCTAGATGTCAGTCATCTAGGTATTTTTTTTACCCCCATAAAATCATTACTCTTTCGAATGATATATATTGAACCTTTAAGATTGTTATGGAGGATCTAAGATGAAAAGACACCGAGAGAAAAGATGGCTTATTAAAAAAAGTATTCATAAAATAATTCTGCTAGCGCTATTAGTCTTTATATTGGTAGGAATTCTTGCAGTTAATGTTTATATCACTACAAGAGATATTAGTGGGTTAAACCATGTTCTACCACAACCAACCGTTATCTATGACCGACATGGTGAGGTAGCTAGTACATTACTACATTCTAAAATTAAAGGAATTGAATTTGAAGAAGTTCCAAACCATGTAGTAAATGCAGTTATATCAGTTGAGGATCATAGATTTTACAAACATAATGGGATCGACTATCTAGGCATCCTAAGAGCAATGTTTCGCAATATACTAGCTGGAGAAGTAGTTGAAGGTGGTAGTACCATTACCCAACAATTAACTAAGAATGTTTTTTTAACAAATGACCAAACATTGAGTAGAAAGTGGGAAGAGTACTTTTTAGCTCAAAAGATTGAAAGAACGTACTCTAAAAATGAGATTTTGGAAATGTATTTAAACCAAATTTATTTTGGTGAAGGAGCATGGGGAATCCGGAATGCTGCTGAATTGTATTTTGGCAAAAAAGTTCAGGAATTAACCATAAACGAATCTGCAATTTTAGTAGGGTTGATTAAAGCTCCTTCTAGGCTGTCTCCCCTTAAGAACTTTGAAAAGTCGATGGAGAGAAGAGATATTGTCCTAACCTTAATGCATCAGCATGGTTATATCACTGAAGAAGAAATGAATCAAGCTAAGGCTCAGGAAATTGTACTGGAAGGAAAACAACTTGATCCCTATGAGGGTCAGTATCCTTATTATGTAGATCATATTATTGAAGAAGCAATTGAAAAATATGGGCTCACTCAAAATGAGATTCTCTCAGGTGGACTGCACATCTATACGGAATTAGACCAAAGGATGCAAAAGGCCGCAGAACAAGTTTATAAAAATAGCGAACTATTTCCAAAAGGAACTTCGGAGCAAATCGTTCAAAGTGGAACAGTCCTGTTAGATCCTAAAACAGGTGGGATAAATGCGATTGTAGGTGGTAGAGGGGAACATGTTTTCAGAGGGTTTAATCATGCCACTCAGTTAGAAAGGCAACCTGGATCAACGATGAAGCCACTAGCTGCTTACACTCCAGCACTTGAACAAGGATATAGTGTATTTGAAGACTTGCCTGATTTGCCGATGAGCTTTAATGGCTATAAACCATCTAACTTTAGTAACAACTATAAGGGGATGGTTACGATGTATGATGCCCTTAGAAACTCTTACAATATCCCAGCTGTTTGGATGTTAAATAAAGTTGGACTGAAAAGTGGGATTGACGCGGTAGAACGATTTGGTATTTCCTTATCAAAAGAAGACCATAATTTAAGTCTGGCCCTTGGTGGATTACAGCATGGTGTTTCTCCATTACAAATGGCAGAAGCGTATTCTACCTTTCCTAACAACGGAGTTAGACATGAGGCCCATGCAATCAAAAAAGTATTTGATATTAAGGGTGATAGACTTGCTGTTTGGCAAGAAGAATCTGTTCAAGTAACTAGTCCTCAAGTTTCAGAAAGAATGACCTTTATGCTTAAGGGTGTTGTTGATGAGGGTTCAGGTAAAAATGCACGAATTTCGGGTCGAGAGCTAGCTGGAAAAACAGGATCGACTCAAGTACCGATCAGTGGGATTGATGGTGTAAAGGACCAATGGTTTGTAGGATATACACCTGATGTAGTTGGAGCCATTTGGTTAGGTTATGATAAAACAGATAAAAATCATTACTTAACAACAACAAGTGGAACAACAGCAGCGGTAATATTTAAGGAAATAATGAGTGCCGCTTTAGAGGGCACACCTAGTAGTTCCTTCAATCTTCCAGCCTTCCAATCTCCTAAGCCTATTCAAAGATTTGATGACAAAGATGACGATAAGAAAGAAGAACGAAGAGGTCGAGGAAAGGGTGAAGGGAAAGGGAAAGGAAACAAGTGGAAAGACGATGATGACGATTGATTAGTGCAGGATTTAATCCTGTACTTTTTTTATGTAATTAATGGGATTGTCCCATTTGTATTACCTATTATTGTAAAATAAAAAGAGAGCTAGGTTTATGGAAAACTTTTTACAAAAAATTAAAAATTTCGAAACCTTTTTTAGTTTAAGTCGTAAATACTATTGTGAAACAGCAACATAAGTTAAAAACCAATGATACCAATCGCAATTCAAAAGGAGGACTTGACTATGACTAAGAGCATGAGTTTTATACCAGCAAGTAGGCAAAAAGAATTGAAAATAATACAGAAGAAAAGTCAGGAATAATTGCCATGGAACTTTTCGGTTATTCATTACAAGAAATCTATTTATTTGGGCTTATCATTGGTGGTATATTAACCCTTCTTTATATTTTATTTAGTGATATTTTAGAAGGCATCTTTGAAGCAATTCCTGATGGTGTATTTAATCCTACTCTCATCTTTTCATTTGTTACTATATTTAGTGCAACGGGATACTTGTTTGAAAAACTATCACCGTTAAATAGTTTTATTGTCTTTATGATTTCTGTCATTCTTGCACTTTTTTCAGTCATTTTGTTAAATATATTCGTACTAGTTCCTCTAAGGTCAGCTGAAGAATCAATCGTTTTTACTGAAGATGATCTGAAAGGAAGACTTGGTAAAGTGATTATATCCATACCAGAGGATGGCTTTGGAGAAGTAGTGCTTGAAGGAAATAGCGGGACTCTTTCAATGTCAGCTAAAAGTTTTGATGATGACCCAATACCTTATGACAAGGAAGTACTAGTCATAGATGTGAAAGAATCTGTTCTTTATGTGAAAGCATATGATAGCTTTAATTAAATCTACTAGATTTTAATTATAAAAAATACGATTCAGGAGGAATACTATGCCATCTATATTTATTATTGTAGGTATTGTTGTCGTTTTACTATTGGCCCTAATTGCTGTCTTTGTAACGAAATATCGTACAGCAGGTCCTGACGAGGCGCTTATCGTAACAGGTAGCTACCTTGGTGGAAAAAATGTTCACGTTGATGAATCAGGTAACAGAATTAAGATCGTTCGTGGAGGAGGTACGTTTGTATTACCAGTCTTCCAACAAGCAGAACCATTAAGTCTATTATCTAGTAAACTGGATGTTTCCACACCAGAAGTTTATACAGAGCAAGGTGTGCCAGTTATGGCAGATGGAACAGCCATCATTAAAATTGGTGGAACCATCAATCAAATTGCTACTGCAGCTGAGCAATTTTTAGGTAAATCAAAACAGGATCGAGAAAATGAGGCGAGAGAGGTACTAGAAGGTCACCTTCGTTCTATTCTTGGGTCAATGACGGTTGAAGAAATCTATAAAAATCGTGAGAAGTTTTCACAGGAAGTTCAACGTGTAGCTTCACAGGACTTAGCAAAAATGGGATTAGTGATCGTTTCTTTCACAATTAAAGATGTTCGTGATAAAAATGGTTACTTAGATTCATTAGGTAAGCCAAGAATCGCTCAAGTAAAACGTGATGCAGATATTGCTACAGCTGAAGCAGATAAAGAAACACGTATCAAGCGTGCTGAAGCAGCTAAGGATGCTCAAAAAGCGGAATTAGAACGTGCAACTGAAATTGCTGAAGCAGAAAAGCTAAATCAATTAAAGATTGCAGAATTCCGTAGAGAGCAAGATATTGCGAAAGCACGTGCTGACCAAGCGTACCATCTAGAAGAAGCAAGAGCAAAACAAGAAGTTACAGAGCAACAAATGCAGGTTCAAATCATTGAGAGACAAAAGCAAATTGAGCTTGAAGAAAAAGAGATAGCTCGTCGTGAAAAGCAATATGATTCAGAAGTTAAGAAAAAGGCAGACGCAGACCGTTATGCAGTTGAGCAAGCGGCAGCCGCAGACAAAGCGAAACAATATGCTGAAGCAGATGCAAATAAATATCGTATTGAAGCTCAAGCGAAAGCTGAAGCTGAGAAAATCAGAATTGATGGTTTAGCAAAAGCCGAAGCACAACGTGCACAAGGGGAATCTGAGGCGGAAGTTATTCGTCTTAAAGGTCTTGCAGAAGCGGAAGCGAAAGAGAAAATTGCAGAAGCATTTGAACAGTTCGGTCAAGCAGCGATCCTAGACATGATCATTCGCATGCTTCCTGAATATGCAAAACAAGTGGCTAGTCCATTAGCGAATATCGATAAAATTACAGTTGTTGACACTGGTGGCAATGGTCCAAACAGCGGAGCAAATAAAGTGACAGGCTATGCAACAAACCTGATGGCTTCACTACAGGAATCACTTAAAGCATCTTCTGGAATTGATGTAAAAGAATTAATTGAAAACTTCTCAGGAAAAGGGAATGTAAGACACAGTATTGATTCACTTGCGAAGGATTTAACTGAAGCTAAGAAAACAGAAAATCCGGAGAAGGAATAAGTTTGATTTAAACAGGATTTTAGGCTGTTGATGCCTAGGGTCCTGTTTTTTTGTATGTAGAAAGGGGTTTGACCGAAAACGTGTGCAGTACGACCGAAAACATCAGTACTTGACCGAGATCCCTTCGTCTTTGACCGAAAAGTAGTGAAGCTAGACCGATAACCCATAGAAGTGAGCACCATTTTATGCCTATAGTGCCCAAAGGACGGAGTAATTTTACCCTTCAAACCGCATACTTTACCTATGATAGTAAAACCTAACAGTAAATCAAGAATAAGGAGATATTGTATGCGGAAAAACTGGATTCTCTTTGTAATTGTTGGGGGTGTGTTGTTAACTCCCCTTTTTGCAGAGGCACACGTGAAATGGTTTACAGATGTCCAACCTGAGAAAGAAACGATTCAAAACATATTATCGCCATTTTTTATGGTAATGGCTTTACTTTCAGCACTAATTTTATCAGTTTTACCTCAGTTATTGCCAAAGTTGATGAAGATACCGTATGTTGGGGATATCGATAAAAAGCTCGATAATTTTCGAAGGTTTTCTAGATATTTGCTGAAATATGGAACGGCAGTAACACTTATTATTCAAGTAGTATCAGGCACTATTTTTGCCCCGGAATTTTTAATTGAAAACAGCTGGGAAACAGTCTTAATTTGGGCTGCAATTATAACACTACTGATTCCAAATCATTATGCTACAAAAATTGGGGCATCCATCATTTTAGCCTTGTTCCTATATGTTCTATCAAACGTCGGTCTATTCCATATGCTTGATTATGGATTTTATCTTGCTATCATTTTTGTGCTTTTAATCGGTAAAACTAGATTAGAAAATTGGGGTTTTCCTTTTCTCTATTTAGGAACAGGATTATCGCTCTGCTGGGTTGCGGTTGAAAAATGGGTATATCCAGTAATGAGTGTAGATATCATCCACAATCATAATGTGCCGACTTTTGGATTTGCCCCTGAACAGTTCATTGTCATGGCGGCATTTATTGAGTTTATTGTTGGCTATTTGCTTGTGGTTGGTGTGCTAAATAGGATCTTATCCGTAGTTTTAACTCTAATCTTTTTTTCGACCACTCTTCTGTTTGGTGTAACCGAAATCATTGGTCACTTTATGATTCATGTTGTCCTAGTTATTTTTATCATTGAAGGTGTTTCCTTCTATAACCCACCAATTCGAATACACAAATCAATCATTGATCAAATGATTTTTGTATTTTTAAACTATATCTTTGTCCTTGCTACCTTTATACTTATTTATTATCGATTTGCTTAAGCAGCTTTCAGGTGAGAGCTGCTTTTTTTCTAAAAGGTTGTTGTTTTCACATTGGTCCATGACCGTTCCTTTGCGCTGCGGGAACTTGCTTTCCGATGGGAATTTATGAAAAGCCCAACTACCGGCTTTTTCATCAGGGAGAGGGATTCGATTTTCCTCGGGCTTTAAGGAGACCAGTGATTAATATTATGGACCAAAGTCAACAGGGGACACGGAATTAGACTTCAACTTGAACAAGTACAGAATCGAAGTCTGAATAAGGAATGAATTCGGACTTCAACTTGAACCAGTGCAGAATCGAAGTTTGAATAGGACATGGATTCGGACTTCAACTTGAACCAGTGCGGGATTGAAGTCTGAATAAGACATGGAATCGGACTTCAACTTGAACTAGTGCGGGATTGAAGTCTGAATAAGGCATGGATTGGGATTTCAACTTGAACCAGCAAGGAATCGAAGTCTGAATAAGGCATGGAATCGGACTTCAACTTGAACTAGCAAGGAATCGAAGTCTGAATAAGGGATGAATTCGGACTTCAACTCAACAAACGAGTAATCAATGTCTGAATAGGACACTATTCATTTGATTCACCTTTTTCAGTGGTCTCGTTCCGCGCCTGTGGGATCTTTCCGGATATCCCTCTACTTCCCGCAGGAGTCAATTACCCACCGCTCCAATCCACACTTGTTTACTATAAAAATTCACGAAAAAACTTTAAAATAAATAAAAAATGTAGTGAACTTTTTTGAACAGGTAAACGTATTACCTTTAGATAAAAAAACGGACTACACTGGGGAGAGCCATTAGATGGACGATAAAGACTTAATAAAGAGTGCAAAGCGAGGTGACTCTCTTGCATTTGCAATGCTTTTTGAAAAGCATTATTCCTTCTTAGTAAAATACTTGATTAAAGTTACGATGAAACCAGAAATCGCAGAGGACTTAGCTCAAGAAACGATGATAAAGTGCATTGAAAAAATTAAACTATACAACGGTAAATCTAAGTTTTCCTCTTGGCTCATCACAATAGCGACCAACATCTATATAGATGATTTACGTAAAAAGAAGAGAGAGCAAAATTGGCAAGAGCAGGAGCAGGCTCTTCGCAAAATGAAATGGCAGTTTGAGAGTAGAAATGAAGAGTGGAATGATGTTCTAGATGCACTTGGGAAACTATCAGATGAAATTCGTATTCCTATTGTGTTAAAGCATTATTATGGGTATGCCTATGATGAGATAGCAGACATGCTAGGAATTGCACTCGGTACCGTAAAATCACGAATTCACAATGGAATCGCAGCTGTTAGAAAGGAGTTGAACGATGATGACAGAAGACAAGATTATCCCGTTAAAGAAGAAACTACAACAACAAGACGTTGATTCAGATCTCATCGATAAATTAAATAAGGGTTTTAACCAATTGGACAACGCCTATCAAACGTATACACCGAATGTTCAGTGGTTTGAACAGATGGTCATTAAAGAAAAAGAAGCTGCTAGAAGAAGACTTGTAAAAGAATTAATTATCTTCTTTATATCAGCTATTACTATATTAAGTGTATTAGTACTAACAATATTTAAAGCACCAGTTATTTTTCTAGTATTGCAAGTCTTAGTAACCATTGCTCTACCTCTAGGAATATATATCCACCATAGAAAACAGGTGATCCTACATGACAGCTGAGGAACTAGCAATTATACCATTTGTAGCATTAATTTTAATTGCACAAAGTACCTGGCTTTTTCTAGATGCTAGAAAGAGAGGTCATAATTACTGGTTATGGGGAATTGTCGGATTAATTCAGGCTCCCATGCCTTCCTTGTTTTATCTACTCTTTGTTAGAAAAATATTTAAAACGAAAAAGTAGGTTATGAATATGGATCGATTAAAGTATGTATTAACAGCTACCGCCACAATTGGTCAGTTAGTTGGTATTGTTTTTCTATTTATAAACATTAAGTGGGCAATATTCTTTTACATTTGTTATGGCTTGGCGATCGTTGCATTATTTGCAGTGTTAATAAGAGAAAGAAGGAAAGAAAAAAAGGAGGAAGAAAATAATGATTATCGTGACTACTGAGTTTGTACCTGGTAAGGAAGTTAAAGAATTAAAAGGGTTTGTAAAAGGAAGTACGGTTCAGTCAAAACATATTGGAAAGGATCTTTTAGCTGGCCTAAAGACAATCGTAGGTGGAGAAATAAAAGATTACACAGAAATGATGACGGAAGCTAGACAAATAGCGATTGGAAGAATGGTAGAAGACGCGAAAAAATCAGGTGCGAATGCTGTTATTGGTGTGCGACTAGAAACGTCCAGCGTCATGGCGAATGCTTCTGAAATTATTGCCTATGGAACAGCTGTTTACGTAGAATAGTCTAATAATAGATTTAGTATTTTCCAAAAAAAGGTTTGACAACGTTATGAAACCTGTTAGTATAGGTAGCAGTAACATGTTACTTTAAAATTTTATATTGTTTTTCCACTAGGGGTGCCTTTTAAAGGCTGAGATTGAAGTGTACTTTGAGACCCTTAGAACCTGATCTGGTTAACACCAGCGTAGGGAAGTGGAGTATAGGAAACTTTGTATCTTTGTGCATTTTCCACTACAACCACTTTCTTTACGTTGGTAAAGTAAGTGGTTTTTTTATGTTTACTTTAGACAGTCGACAAGTGCCACGTACTTGTCGAACCCAAAAAACAAGGAGGAATAGAAGATGAAATTTTCACAAGAAATTAGAAAAGAAGCGGATCATATTTGGGAAGCAAGTTTTCACCATCCATTTGTAACAGGAATCGCGAATGGAACTTTATCACTTGAATCATTTCGTTACTATGTCTTACAAGATGCTTATTATTTATCTCATTTTGCACGAATTCAGGCACTAGGTGCAGCTAAAGCCGAGGATTTACATACTACAAATCGTTTAGCTATTCATGCACAAGGTACGTATGAGGCTGAATTATCATTACATGAAAATTTCTCAAAACGTCTAGGAATCACTGAAGAAGAAAGACAAAATTTCGAAGCAGCCCCTACAGCCTATGCCTATACTTCTCATCTTTACAGAGCTGCCTACTCCGGACATTTAGGCGATATTATTGCAGCTTTACTACCATGCTACTGGCTGTACTACGAAATTGGTGAAAGACTACAAGGTTCAACTCCTTCTGAACCAATCTACCAAGAATGGATCGAAGCATACGGTGGAGATTGGTTCCGAGAACTAGTTGAAGAACAAATCAATCGACTTGATGAACTTGCTGAAAAAGTAACAGAAGAAGATCGCAAACGTATGAAAGAACACTTTATGATTAGCAGCCAATACGAATACTCCTTCTGGGAAATGGCCTACTGCCTAGAAAAATGGCCTGTTCAAAATACGAAATTAGAAGTTTAACAGACTTAGAACTATACAGTTTAATAATTATGATTTTATAGAGAGTTAAGTTATTCGCTAGAATCCAGGAGGCTCCCGGACTGCCCGCGGAAAGCGAGTGGATTCTAGCGAGTAACACCCATGTGATTTTACAAACTGGTTATAATTTAAGAAATTGAAGTTTACTAAAAAAGGAGTCAAAAACATATGAAAAAAGGTCTAAAGCTAACTGATATTTTAGTTACGGTGGTCATTGCCATCGCATTTGGAATTGTTTATAAAATCTGGGGACCACTTTATTATGCTGTGAAGCCATTTGGACTTCACGCCGATCAACTAATTTATGGAATGTGGTTTATTGCCGCAACGGTTGCATTCTTAATCATTAGAAAACCAGGTGTAGCATTACTCGCAGAAACGGCTGCCGCGTCTGGAGAATTTTTAATGGGGTCAGAATTTGGTCTTACGGTATTGTTATATGGTTTCATCCAAGGTTTATTTGCAGAGCTAGTACTAGCTGCTTTCCGCTATAAGCGTTTCGACTTACTTGTTGTATGTTTAGCTGGCCTTGGAGCAGGGCTAGGCTCACTTGTAATGGATTTTGCCTATGGTGAGGTTGGCGATCTAGCTGCCTGGAACTTAACATTGTTCATAGTAGCAAGATTTGTTGGAGCTGTATTGTTTACAGGGGTTCTTGCTTATTACCTAGTGAAGGCACTTGAAGCTACTGGAGTTACTAACCTGGTTCGTCCAGCTTCAAAAGAGGATTTTGATGCACTAGATCGTTAAATGGGGTGCTAAAAATGAAAAAAGTTGCACATGTTGAAAATTTACGCTTAAAGTTTACTGGAGGAGAATCCTTGTTATTCAAGGATTTATCCTCTACTTTTTATCAAGGAGAAAAGGTTCTGCTTCTCGGTCCATCGGGGTGTGGAAAATCTTCATTATTGCAAGTATTAACTGGGTTAATACCCAATTCAATTGATGTACCTATGAAGGCAGACAGTATAGAAGTTCCTTCGTCTTGGGGCTATGTGTTCCAAGACCCTGATACTCAATTTTGTATGCCGTTTGTAGATGAGGAAATTGCGTTTGTCCTTGAAAATCTCCAAGTGCGTCGAGAGAAAATGAACCAAAAAATTGAGGAGCTTCTTTTAAAAGTAGGATTGAATTTGGATTCAACACATACTTCAATTAACACATTATCAGGGGGCATGAAGCAACGGTTGGCGATTGCTTCTGTATTAGCTCTTGAACCTGAAGTTCTATTTTTAGATGAGCCAACAGCGATGCTTGATCCAGAAGGTACGAAAGATATTTGGGATACCATAAAAAACATAAGTCAAGACAAGACTGTAATTATCGTTGAACATAAAATTGATCATGTCATTGACTTTATAGATAGAATTATTCTGTTTGATTCGACAGGACAAATCATTGCAGATGGGTATAAAGAAGAAATCTTCTTGAACTACAAGAAAGAAATTAGAGAACAGGGAATTTGGTATCCGGGTGTATGGGATGAGTATATCAGTGAAAGAAAAACTCAACTGCCAGAGTTTACCGAAGAAGATGCAAATGAAGTCCTAAGGCTAGAAAATTTTATTGGCTACAGGAATAAAGAAGCAAAAATACATGTACCTAATTGTACGGTTAAAGCAGGAGAATGGATTGTAATAGTTGGAGAAAATGGAGCAGGAAAGAGTACTTTACTACACGCTTTATTTCAATTCATAAAAACATCAGGACAATATGATTTAATGGGTACAAACATTCAACATATTCAAAAGCTTACTAAGTATTTAACATTTGTCTTTCAAAATCCAGAATTCCAATTTATTACGAATTCTGTTTATGAAGAGATAGCGTATGCTTTAAAGATGGAGAAGGTAAATGAGATGGTTATTGAAGAAAAAGTGGAAGAACTGCTAACTCTTTTTCAGTTAGAGAATCATCGCAAACAGCATCCCTATCAGCTATCAATGGGGCAAAAACGTAGATTAAGTGTAGCAGCTTCCATTGTTAAGGGACAACAAATAATGCTCCTGGATGAACCAACATTTGGCCAGGATTCAAAAAATACTTTCGCATTACTTGAGCTCATTGAACAGTATCGTAGAAACGGAACAACAATAGTAATGGTTACACACGATAAACAGATTGAAACACATTTTGCAACAAGGGTATGGCATATTGAAGCGGGAGAACTTACCGATGACAGAGTTCAAATCAGACCTCAGCCTCTTTTAAAAAGGAGGGTGCCCTATGCAAATTAATTTTTCATTTGAAGAAACCTGGCTGCATAAGATTAATCCAAGTGTAAAACTTCTTACGATGATATTTCTACTGTTGATCGTACTGTTTATTCATAATTTAAACTTTATGGTGAACTTTGCAATTATAACTCTCATTCTCTACTGTTTTTTTACTGGACACCCAACAAAACGAGTACTACTCTTTTCGATACCCTTTGTGATTGTATTTATTTCAACAGCCTCCTCTATGATTCTCTTTGGAAAAGGTGATACTACCTGGTTTAAATGGGGACTCATTTCTATCTCAGAGGAGAGTTTTTATAGAGGAATACACATAGGTTTTCGAGCCCTTACTTTTGCGGCCTTAGGTCTAACCTTTGCATTAACTACAAGACCTGTTTACTTATTTTATTCCTTAATGCAGCAGTTAAAATTAAAGCCTAAATATGCGTATAGCTTTATGGCAGCTGTGAGACTAATACCGATTATGATTGAGGAATTTCAAACCATTCGGAATGCCATGAAAGTCCGTGGTGGTTATGAGAAAGGTGGATTCCT
This window contains:
- a CDS encoding response regulator transcription factor, whose product is MKSPIRLIVVDDHDMVRRGLVAYLETEPMIEIIAEGASGQEAVELVQKWNPDIVLMDLVMENGTGIEATEEIMKIHPCCKIIILTSFYDDKKVFPAIEAGAFSYILKTAKAEDIVSTIMKAANGENVIEPKVASVMMNRFRNQEKLPHHELTEREYDVLQCIGDGLTNQEIADELYIGIKTVKTHVSNILSKLEVADRTQAAIYANRNGILRKKE
- a CDS encoding PBP1A family penicillin-binding protein; its protein translation is MKRHREKRWLIKKSIHKIILLALLVFILVGILAVNVYITTRDISGLNHVLPQPTVIYDRHGEVASTLLHSKIKGIEFEEVPNHVVNAVISVEDHRFYKHNGIDYLGILRAMFRNILAGEVVEGGSTITQQLTKNVFLTNDQTLSRKWEEYFLAQKIERTYSKNEILEMYLNQIYFGEGAWGIRNAAELYFGKKVQELTINESAILVGLIKAPSRLSPLKNFEKSMERRDIVLTLMHQHGYITEEEMNQAKAQEIVLEGKQLDPYEGQYPYYVDHIIEEAIEKYGLTQNEILSGGLHIYTELDQRMQKAAEQVYKNSELFPKGTSEQIVQSGTVLLDPKTGGINAIVGGRGEHVFRGFNHATQLERQPGSTMKPLAAYTPALEQGYSVFEDLPDLPMSFNGYKPSNFSNNYKGMVTMYDALRNSYNIPAVWMLNKVGLKSGIDAVERFGISLSKEDHNLSLALGGLQHGVSPLQMAEAYSTFPNNGVRHEAHAIKKVFDIKGDRLAVWQEESVQVTSPQVSERMTFMLKGVVDEGSGKNARISGRELAGKTGSTQVPISGIDGVKDQWFVGYTPDVVGAIWLGYDKTDKNHYLTTTSGTTAAVIFKEIMSAALEGTPSSSFNLPAFQSPKPIQRFDDKDDDKKEERRGRGKGEGKGKGNKWKDDDDD
- a CDS encoding NfeD family protein, with product MELFGYSLQEIYLFGLIIGGILTLLYILFSDILEGIFEAIPDGVFNPTLIFSFVTIFSATGYLFEKLSPLNSFIVFMISVILALFSVILLNIFVLVPLRSAEESIVFTEDDLKGRLGKVIISIPEDGFGEVVLEGNSGTLSMSAKSFDDDPIPYDKEVLVIDVKESVLYVKAYDSFN
- a CDS encoding flotillin family protein, yielding MPSIFIIVGIVVVLLLALIAVFVTKYRTAGPDEALIVTGSYLGGKNVHVDESGNRIKIVRGGGTFVLPVFQQAEPLSLLSSKLDVSTPEVYTEQGVPVMADGTAIIKIGGTINQIATAAEQFLGKSKQDRENEAREVLEGHLRSILGSMTVEEIYKNREKFSQEVQRVASQDLAKMGLVIVSFTIKDVRDKNGYLDSLGKPRIAQVKRDADIATAEADKETRIKRAEAAKDAQKAELERATEIAEAEKLNQLKIAEFRREQDIAKARADQAYHLEEARAKQEVTEQQMQVQIIERQKQIELEEKEIARREKQYDSEVKKKADADRYAVEQAAAADKAKQYAEADANKYRIEAQAKAEAEKIRIDGLAKAEAQRAQGESEAEVIRLKGLAEAEAKEKIAEAFEQFGQAAILDMIIRMLPEYAKQVASPLANIDKITVVDTGGNGPNSGANKVTGYATNLMASLQESLKASSGIDVKELIENFSGKGNVRHSIDSLAKDLTEAKKTENPEKE
- a CDS encoding DoxX family membrane protein → MRKNWILFVIVGGVLLTPLFAEAHVKWFTDVQPEKETIQNILSPFFMVMALLSALILSVLPQLLPKLMKIPYVGDIDKKLDNFRRFSRYLLKYGTAVTLIIQVVSGTIFAPEFLIENSWETVLIWAAIITLLIPNHYATKIGASIILALFLYVLSNVGLFHMLDYGFYLAIIFVLLIGKTRLENWGFPFLYLGTGLSLCWVAVEKWVYPVMSVDIIHNHNVPTFGFAPEQFIVMAAFIEFIVGYLLVVGVLNRILSVVLTLIFFSTTLLFGVTEIIGHFMIHVVLVIFIIEGVSFYNPPIRIHKSIIDQMIFVFLNYIFVLATFILIYYRFA
- the sigY gene encoding RNA polymerase sigma factor SigY, with the protein product MDDKDLIKSAKRGDSLAFAMLFEKHYSFLVKYLIKVTMKPEIAEDLAQETMIKCIEKIKLYNGKSKFSSWLITIATNIYIDDLRKKKREQNWQEQEQALRKMKWQFESRNEEWNDVLDALGKLSDEIRIPIVLKHYYGYAYDEIADMLGIALGTVKSRIHNGIAAVRKELNDDDRRQDYPVKEETTTTRR
- a CDS encoding YxlC family protein, giving the protein MMTEDKIIPLKKKLQQQDVDSDLIDKLNKGFNQLDNAYQTYTPNVQWFEQMVIKEKEAARRRLVKELIIFFISAITILSVLVLTIFKAPVIFLVLQVLVTIALPLGIYIHHRKQVILHDS